From one Butyricimonas faecihominis genomic stretch:
- the mnmD gene encoding tRNA (5-methylaminomethyl-2-thiouridine)(34)-methyltransferase MnmD, with product MDREIITTEDGSTTLYIPELNEHYHSIHGAIQESIHIFIKAGIEYYGQKNIRVLEAGFGTGLNAFLTLLEARDNERKVVFHTFEKYPLTPQEVEQINYSDLFTPEDAPLFQQLHDAPWEEDVVITPYFTLHKHRADFEEVNFHKYFDMVFFDAFAPDVQPRLWTESMLSKFYKALKPEGILTTYCVKGTVKQALRNIGFNLKRLPGPPGKREMLRAVK from the coding sequence ATGGATAGAGAAATTATTACCACGGAAGACGGAAGTACTACCTTGTATATACCGGAACTAAATGAACATTATCATTCTATTCACGGGGCCATACAGGAATCTATTCATATATTTATAAAAGCAGGTATTGAATACTACGGACAGAAGAATATCCGGGTTCTGGAGGCCGGGTTCGGAACGGGACTGAATGCTTTTCTAACGTTACTTGAGGCGAGAGATAATGAACGTAAAGTGGTGTTTCACACGTTCGAGAAATACCCACTGACACCTCAAGAAGTGGAACAGATTAATTATTCTGACCTCTTCACCCCGGAAGATGCACCCCTGTTTCAACAATTACATGACGCACCTTGGGAAGAGGATGTTGTCATCACCCCTTATTTCACGCTCCACAAGCATCGGGCAGATTTCGAAGAAGTTAATTTTCACAAATATTTTGATATGGTCTTTTTCGATGCTTTCGCCCCCGACGTGCAACCTCGCCTATGGACGGAATCAATGCTTTCCAAGTTTTACAAAGCACTTAAACCGGAAGGAATTCTCACGACCTATTGCGTGAAGGGGACTGTAAAACAAGCTCTTCGTAATATCGGTTTCAACCTTAAACGCCTTCCCGGTCCTCCGGGGAAACGGGAGATGTTGAGAGCGGTCAAATAA
- a CDS encoding threonine aldolase family protein: protein MGLRGFGSDNFSGVLPEVFKALEESAFGHQHSYGEDKYTEKAIEDFKQIFGDDIDVYFVYNGTGANILSLSAFTHSYNAIICAETAHINVDECGAIEKQTGSKLLTVPTFDGKLSLGLIHNHMHGFDDQHHAQPKIISLTQCTELGTVYTHDELKEICDFAHAHDMYVHMDGARLANAVAYLGCTPASITKEVGIDVLSFGGTKNGMMFGEAVVFFNTTMSKEVKYIRKQLMQLHSKSRFIAAQFSAVLKDNLWLKSAAHANAMAQKLANAAEQIPSVSITQKVEANEIFAIIPREKITKLQNECFFYVWDEDAAEVRWVCSFDTTENDVIEFANLLRQELC from the coding sequence ATGGGACTTAGAGGTTTCGGTAGTGACAATTTTTCCGGAGTATTACCGGAAGTATTTAAAGCACTGGAAGAATCAGCCTTCGGACATCAACATTCCTACGGGGAAGACAAATACACGGAAAAAGCCATCGAAGATTTCAAACAAATATTCGGAGATGATATTGACGTGTATTTCGTTTATAATGGAACGGGAGCCAATATATTGAGTCTCTCGGCTTTCACGCATTCCTATAACGCGATCATTTGCGCAGAGACAGCTCATATCAACGTGGACGAGTGCGGGGCTATCGAGAAACAAACCGGCAGCAAGTTGCTGACCGTTCCCACATTTGACGGGAAACTCTCCCTAGGACTGATTCATAATCACATGCATGGATTTGATGATCAACACCACGCCCAACCGAAGATCATCTCGCTAACGCAGTGTACTGAACTCGGAACAGTCTACACGCATGATGAATTAAAAGAAATCTGTGACTTCGCACACGCCCACGATATGTATGTTCACATGGACGGAGCCCGTCTGGCAAATGCCGTTGCATACTTGGGATGTACCCCGGCCAGCATCACGAAAGAAGTGGGAATAGACGTTTTAAGCTTCGGGGGAACCAAAAACGGCATGATGTTCGGTGAAGCTGTTGTCTTCTTTAACACCACAATGTCGAAAGAGGTGAAATATATCCGTAAACAGTTGATGCAGCTACATTCCAAATCGCGCTTTATCGCCGCCCAGTTCTCGGCTGTTCTAAAAGATAATTTATGGTTGAAATCAGCCGCACACGCAAATGCCATGGCACAAAAGCTTGCTAACGCAGCAGAGCAGATTCCTTCTGTGAGCATCACGCAGAAGGTTGAGGCAAACGAGATTTTCGCTATCATCCCGCGAGAAAAAATTACCAAACTCCAGAATGAATGTTTCTTTTACGTGTGGGATGAAGATGCGGCCGAAGTGAGATGGGTTTGCTCGTTTGACACCACGGAAAATGATGTCATCGAATTCGCCAACCTACTGCGTCAAGAATTATGTTAG